The Lactuca sativa cultivar Salinas chromosome 2, Lsat_Salinas_v11, whole genome shotgun sequence genome includes a window with the following:
- the LOC128132502 gene encoding uncharacterized protein LOC128132502 codes for FEQQWLSITFSKAIFLGNGLVAILAGLFGNLLVGSLAMGPVAPFDAASIFLAIGMAIIISSWTKNYGDSSESKDLMTQFRGAAVAIASDEKIALLGAIQSLFEGSMYTFVFLWTPALSLNGEDIPHGFIFATFMLSSMLGSYLASRLLAHTLTYIDIVLCCVCVVDFVEEK; via the exons TTTGAGCAACAATGGCTATCAATTACGTTCTCTAAGGCAATATTTCTTGGGAATGGACTGGTTGCCATTTTAGCTGGTTTATTTGGAAATCTTTTAGTTGGTTCATTGGCCATGGGACCTGTTGCTCCATTTGATGCAGCTTCAATCTTTCTTGCCATTGGAATGGCCATCATCATATCATCATGGACTAAAAATTATGGTGACTCATCAGAAAGCAAAGATCTAATGACCCAATTCAGGGGTGCTGCTGTTGCAATTGCATCAG ATGAAAAGATAGCATTATTGGGTGCAATACAATCTTTATTCGAGGGTTCAATGTACACTTTTGTGTTTCTATGGACACCTGCTTTAAGCCTAAATGGTGAAGACATTCCACATGGTTTCATTTTTGCTACTTTCATGTTATCTTCCATGTTAGGAAGCTATTTAGCTTCTCGGTTATTAGCACACACACTAACATACATTGATAttgtgttgtgttgtgtgtgtgt TGTAGATTTTGTCGAAGAGAAATGA